Proteins from one Malania oleifera isolate guangnan ecotype guangnan chromosome 4, ASM2987363v1, whole genome shotgun sequence genomic window:
- the LOC131154288 gene encoding glucan endo-1,3-beta-glucosidase 3-like isoform X1 translates to MGVLLLLLLAVSVVSADVDPFIGVNVGTALSDMPNPTQVVALLKAQQIRHVRLYDADRAMLLALANSGIRVTVTVPNDELLGIGQSNATAANWVSHNVLSHVPATNITAIAVGSEVLTTLPNAGRVLVSAMQFIHSALVASNLDSQIKVSTPHSSSIILDSFPPSQAFFNRTWDPIMVPLLKFLQSTDSYLMLNVYPYYDYMQSNGVIPLDYALFHSLPPNKEAVDANTLLHYTNVFDAVVDAAYFAMSYLNFTKIPIIVTESGWPSKGDSSEPDANLDNANTYNSNLIRHVLNKTGTPKHPGISISAYIYELYNEDLRPGSVSEKNWGLFDANGLPVYILHLTGSGTVLSNDTTNQTYCVARDGADKKMLQAALDWACGPGKVNCLPLMQGQPCYEPDTVIAHATYAFDAYYHQMAMASGTCYFNGVATITTTDPSRGSCVFPGSVGKNSTFVNTTSLAPSSNSTISGCASKYFHRGGFIGFVTIGALTWIAVFL, encoded by the exons ATGGGTGTTCTGCTTCTTTTGCTGTTAGCAGTTTCTGTTGTTAGTGCTGATGTAG ATCCCTTCATTGGTGTGAACGTAGGCACAGCCCTCTCTGACATGCCAAATCCAACACAGGTGGTGGCCCTCCTCAAGGCTCAGCAAATCCGACATGTTAGGCTCTATGATGCTGACAGAGCGATGCTCCTTGCTCTCGCCAACTCTGGGATACGTGTCACTGTTACTGTCCCTAATGATGAACTACTTGGTATTGGTCAGTCCAACGCTACTGCAGCAAACTGGGTTTCTCACAATGTTCTTTCTCATGTTCCTGCCACCAATATCACAGCTATAGCTGTTGGATCTGAAGTCCTGACCACCCTCCCAAATGCTGGTCGTGTTCTCGTCTCGGCCATGCAATTCATCCACTCTGCACTTGTTGCTTCCAATCTTGATTCTCAAATTAAAGTCTCTACTCCGCATTCTTCCTCCATTATCCTGGACTCTTTCCCACCTTCCCAAGCCTTCTTTAACCGCACATGGGACCCGATCATGGTTCCTTTGCTCAAATTTTTGCAGTCCACGGATTCATATCTTATGCTTAATGTTTACCCATACTATGATTACATGCAATCGAATGGTGTTATCCCATTGGACTATGCGCTCTTCCACTCTCTCCCTCCTAACAAGGAGGCTGTGGATGCTAACACACTCTTGCACTATACTAATGTCTTTGATGCTGTTGTTGATGCAGCATATTTTGCTATGTCTTATCTAAATTTCACGAAAATCCCCATAATAGTGACAGAGTCAGGTTGGCCTTCCAAGGGTGACTCATCAGAGCCAGATGCCAATCTAGATAATGCTAACACATACAACAGCAACTTAATTAGGCATGTGCTTAACAAAACGGGGACTCCTAAACACCCTGGGATTAGCATTAGTGCTTACATATATGAACTTTATAATGAGGATTTGAGACCTGGGTCTGTCTCGGAAAAAAATTGGGGACTTTTCGATGCCAATGGGTTGCCAGTGTACATCCTTCACTTGACTGGTTCTGGGACAGTGTTGTCAAATGACACTACAAACCAAACTTACTGTGTTGCAAGGGATGGTGCTGACAAGAAAATGCTACAGGCAGCATTGGATTGGGCTTGTGGACCTGGGAAAGTGAACTGCTTACCTTTGATGCAGGGGCAGCCATGTTATGAGCCAGACACAGTGATTGCACATGCAACATATGCATTTGATGCATATTATCATCAGATGGCAATGGCTTCTGGGACATGTTATTTCAATGGGGTTGCCACTATCACTACTACAGACCCAA GTCGTGGATCTTGCGTGTTTCCTGGAAG TGTTGGGAAAAACAGCACCTTCGTAAACACAACTTCGCTGGCTCCATCTTCAAATTCCACAATCTCGGGCTgtgcttcaaaatatttccacaGGGGTGGTTTTATAGGCTTTGTAACTATCGGTGCCTTGACTTGGATTGCAGTTTTCTTGTAA
- the LOC131154288 gene encoding glucan endo-1,3-beta-glucosidase 3-like isoform X2: protein MPNPTQVVALLKAQQIRHVRLYDADRAMLLALANSGIRVTVTVPNDELLGIGQSNATAANWVSHNVLSHVPATNITAIAVGSEVLTTLPNAGRVLVSAMQFIHSALVASNLDSQIKVSTPHSSSIILDSFPPSQAFFNRTWDPIMVPLLKFLQSTDSYLMLNVYPYYDYMQSNGVIPLDYALFHSLPPNKEAVDANTLLHYTNVFDAVVDAAYFAMSYLNFTKIPIIVTESGWPSKGDSSEPDANLDNANTYNSNLIRHVLNKTGTPKHPGISISAYIYELYNEDLRPGSVSEKNWGLFDANGLPVYILHLTGSGTVLSNDTTNQTYCVARDGADKKMLQAALDWACGPGKVNCLPLMQGQPCYEPDTVIAHATYAFDAYYHQMAMASGTCYFNGVATITTTDPSRGSCVFPGSVGKNSTFVNTTSLAPSSNSTISGCASKYFHRGGFIGFVTIGALTWIAVFL from the exons ATGCCAAATCCAACACAGGTGGTGGCCCTCCTCAAGGCTCAGCAAATCCGACATGTTAGGCTCTATGATGCTGACAGAGCGATGCTCCTTGCTCTCGCCAACTCTGGGATACGTGTCACTGTTACTGTCCCTAATGATGAACTACTTGGTATTGGTCAGTCCAACGCTACTGCAGCAAACTGGGTTTCTCACAATGTTCTTTCTCATGTTCCTGCCACCAATATCACAGCTATAGCTGTTGGATCTGAAGTCCTGACCACCCTCCCAAATGCTGGTCGTGTTCTCGTCTCGGCCATGCAATTCATCCACTCTGCACTTGTTGCTTCCAATCTTGATTCTCAAATTAAAGTCTCTACTCCGCATTCTTCCTCCATTATCCTGGACTCTTTCCCACCTTCCCAAGCCTTCTTTAACCGCACATGGGACCCGATCATGGTTCCTTTGCTCAAATTTTTGCAGTCCACGGATTCATATCTTATGCTTAATGTTTACCCATACTATGATTACATGCAATCGAATGGTGTTATCCCATTGGACTATGCGCTCTTCCACTCTCTCCCTCCTAACAAGGAGGCTGTGGATGCTAACACACTCTTGCACTATACTAATGTCTTTGATGCTGTTGTTGATGCAGCATATTTTGCTATGTCTTATCTAAATTTCACGAAAATCCCCATAATAGTGACAGAGTCAGGTTGGCCTTCCAAGGGTGACTCATCAGAGCCAGATGCCAATCTAGATAATGCTAACACATACAACAGCAACTTAATTAGGCATGTGCTTAACAAAACGGGGACTCCTAAACACCCTGGGATTAGCATTAGTGCTTACATATATGAACTTTATAATGAGGATTTGAGACCTGGGTCTGTCTCGGAAAAAAATTGGGGACTTTTCGATGCCAATGGGTTGCCAGTGTACATCCTTCACTTGACTGGTTCTGGGACAGTGTTGTCAAATGACACTACAAACCAAACTTACTGTGTTGCAAGGGATGGTGCTGACAAGAAAATGCTACAGGCAGCATTGGATTGGGCTTGTGGACCTGGGAAAGTGAACTGCTTACCTTTGATGCAGGGGCAGCCATGTTATGAGCCAGACACAGTGATTGCACATGCAACATATGCATTTGATGCATATTATCATCAGATGGCAATGGCTTCTGGGACATGTTATTTCAATGGGGTTGCCACTATCACTACTACAGACCCAA GTCGTGGATCTTGCGTGTTTCCTGGAAG TGTTGGGAAAAACAGCACCTTCGTAAACACAACTTCGCTGGCTCCATCTTCAAATTCCACAATCTCGGGCTgtgcttcaaaatatttccacaGGGGTGGTTTTATAGGCTTTGTAACTATCGGTGCCTTGACTTGGATTGCAGTTTTCTTGTAA